A window of Chryseobacterium sp. IHB B 17019 genomic DNA:
CCTGGCTGATGAGCTGCAGGGTGTTGAAAAGAGGAATGGAAGATTTTACCTTAAATAAAATTGTAGAAACCGCAAAAAATAACGGTTATCAATATATAATTGGCGAATACATCCCGACTGCAAAAAACCAAATGGTGGAAAATCATTACAAAAGACTTGGATTTGCACCCCATGAAGGCCGATGGATCCTTAATGTGAGCGAATATCAACCTAAAGAAATATATATCACTAATAAAAATTAAAAAATGAATAACAACGAAATTTTACAAAAACTAACAGGTATTTTCCGTGAAGAGCTTGATAACAATGAAATAAATCTGACAGCCGAATCTACCGCTGAGGACGTAGAAGAATGGGATTCTCTTTCACATATTCAGCTTATTGTTGCTGTTGAAAAAGCGTTTGGGATCCGTTTCACTTCATCGGAAATTCAAAGCTGGAATAATGTAGGAGAAATGATGGATTCTATTAATTCCAAATAGATAAGTTTATATGCTTCTCAATTCATATTACTTTATATTTTTCTTTATAATATTATATTTCGCTTATTATCTTTTAGGAAAAAGCTCGAAAGCCCAAAATATATTATTACTTATTGGTAGTTATATTTTTTATTGCAGCTGGAGCTGGGAATTTTTATCCTTACTCATTTTCTCCACCGCTGCTACCTTTTTTATAGGAAATAAAATAAAGTCTGTTGAAGGAAAAAATAAAGTAAAATGGCTCCGCTTAGGGATTTTTTTAATACTGATCCAGCTTTTATATTTTAAATACTTTAATTTTTTTATTGAAAATTTTAATGAGCTTTTGCAAACATTCGGGCTTAAGGATCAATTCAATCTGTTAAAAATAATTTTCCCGATTGGTATTAGTTTTTACTCTTTCAGAATGATTGGGTATCTTTTGGATATTAAAAACAATAAGCTTAAAGAAATCCCGTCTCTATTGGATTATTCTGTATTTGTAGCTTTCTTCCCGTGCATTATTGCAGGCCCGATTGATAAAGCTGCTCCTTTTCTGAATAATTTAAAAATTAAAAGGGAGTTTTCTTCAACGGTCTTTACAGACGGTCTCAAGCAGATTTTGTGGGGACTGTTCAAAAAGCTTGTCGTTGCGGACAATATTGCAACTCTTACCTCTCCTATTTTTGAATCTTATCACACTCTAAATGGCAGCACCCTTTTTATCGGAGCCGCCCTGTATTTTATCCAGCTGTATGCGGATTTTTCCGGATATACGGATATGGCGATAGGGATTTCAAAGTTGTTGGGAATCAAGATACAGCCCAATTTCAATTATCCTCTTTTTGCCCAAAACGTTGCAGATTACTGGCGAAGATGGCATATTTCCCTTACTTCATGGCTTACGGAATATGTATTCACACCTTTGTCTATCAATTTCAGAGATTATGGAAAATTTGGATTAATCATGGCGATTATGATCAATTTTTTGGTAGTGGGTTTCTGGCATGGCGCAGCATGGCATTATATATTTCACGGACTTGTCAGCGGAGTAATGTTTATTCCTTTAATTTTAAATGGAAAAATGAATAAGAAGGTAAAACCTTCAACCGGCATCATTCCTACTAAAGATGAAATAAAAAACATTCCGGTAACGTTTGTTCTTTTTTCCCTGTTAATGGTTCTTTTTTTCGTTAAAGACATGGAAATGGCCGTAAATTATTACAGAGAAATTTTCTCACTGTCATTTTTTCAGCTGCCGAACTTTCCTATTCAAAAGGAAATTATTCTTTTAATTCTTATCATGATCATTATAGAATGGATAGGAAGGGGTAAAGAATATGGAATTAAAGAGTTGTTTACCGGGAAAAGCATGGTCATACGATGGGGATTTTATTATGCTCTTGTATTTCTGATCTTTTTGTTTTACATCGCTCCTAAAGGGTTTATTTACGCACAGTTTTAAGTTATGAGAAAATCAATTGTAAGGTTAATACTATTTTCTGTGATTCCTTTTTTGGTCATTGGTTATTCTGTATTTATTATGAATAAAAACACAGATAATTTTTATAAAAGATTTACTTCGCCGCAACAGAATTCACTGATATTGGGAAGCTCCAGGGCTGCTTCCATGGATCCGGAAATTATTGATCAGATGATTCACTCCAAATTTCCAAATGCTAAGCTGTACAACTATGCTTTTACGTGGGCTCATTCACCTTTCGGACCGAAATATCTGGAATCTATCAAAAAGAAAATTATACCTGAAACCAAAGACGGAGTTTTCATAGTAACCGTGGAACCAACAGCATTAATGGTGGATAAAAGCCAGCCCGATGATCCCGAATTTTATGTTGAAAACGATAAATCCGTAGCAAAAACTTCTATGGTTTCAACGAACCCTAATGTTGAGTATTTAATAGAAAGCTATGATTTTTCTATTACCAATGAGCTTAATAAAAAAATAAAACCTCCTAAAAACGTAATTGCAGAAGTAAGAGTTCTGGATAACGGAAAAGTAGAGGGAAAAATAATTAAACAAAACTCTCCAGAAAAGCAGGAACAGATTAATAAAATAAAGATGAATGAGTTTCAGGTGAAAATAAATAAACTAAAAGTATCTGAAAATCGTTTTTCATATCTCAAAAAAACCATAGATTTTCTGCAACAGCATGGTAAAGTGATTCTTGTAAGAATGCCTGTAAATAAGGTTCCTTATTCGATTGAAAACTCTTCATTTCCGGATTTTGACGAAAAAATATCCGAGATCGCTGCTGCTGAAAAAGTAAAATATATTAACTACAACAATATTCCGAATAACTTTATATGGACCGATGAAGTGCATTTAAATCCAGAGTCGATGAAAGAATTTTCAAAAGTGATAGGGAATGATGTTCTAAATTATTGATTTTAATTTAAATAAGTTATCAGATATTATCCAAATATTTTTTAAAACAATGGGTTAAAATCAACTCAATTATTATAAAATAAAAAAAGCCTTCCCGTAAGAAGACTAAAAACACAAATGATGAAAAAAATTATTTTTCGCCTCAAATATAAGACTTTTTTTGTTATTATATGTATAATATTTTAATTTTCGTTAAATTAAAATAAATTAGCTTTTCATATTAATGGAATTTATTAATAGTTTTACCCATAAATTAATCCTATGCATTTGATTTTTTATACCGGAAATACTACCAGTTGGAAGGATTCATTGCCTGATTTAAAAGGTTGTAAAGGAGTCATCCCCAAACCCTGAAGATGTGCCGACAACGAATGCTTATTTTTATCATTGATGAATGCTACTCCCAGATTATAATCTTTTTTAGAGTATTCTTTAACAGCTGAGAATATTTTTTTAAAAATTCCTCTACCTCTCCATTTTGGATCTATCAGCACAGGGCCATACAAGAATATTTTATAGTCAATTAATGATTTATTATTAAATATTTGATGAGGAAAAGTTTCACACATGGATTCAATTACAGGATGTTCCGGTAACGAATCGGTAGCGGTTAAGCATACAAATCCGGCCAGGGCTTCACCTTCCAAAGCTACCAAAACTCCAATGCTTTCATTTATCTGGTGCAATGTCTCTTCTGTCATATCTGAAACTACAAAACCTTGCTCTTTTTCTTTCTCACTTAACTTGTCTGGTGTATTTTTATTTTGAAGTTCGATAATTGCCGGATAATCTTTGGGGTCAGCCTTTCTTATTATAATTGATTCCATTGAATTTAAAAAATGATAATTGTTTAAAACAAAAAAAGAGAAAATGTAATTATTTAATTTTCAATAATATACAAATTCTCTTTTTATTAAAAGTGACCGCAGAAGGATTCGAACCCTCACTGTCGGAGCCGAAATCCGAAGTTCTATCCATTAAACTATGCAGCCGGTTATTTGGGTTTGAGAGTTGTAGTGTTCGAAAGTTAATGTGTATTAATAATTAAACTCTAACTCTCAACCTCTATCTCTCTAAAACGTAATCTTCACACCTCCTAAAACCTGCGCACCAAGAACCTTATATCCTTTGTACGTCTGATATTTTGAACTTAGAAGATTGTTTCCGAGCGCGAAAATACTGAAATTTTTGTGAATTTTATACTCTGCAGAAAGATTTAAATCTGCATAGCCTCCCACTTTATCATTGGTATCTTCTGTTGACTGGTACAGCATTGGGCTCCCAACTCCTTCAATTACAAAAGAATTCGTAGTTCTGTCGCTTGCAAAAATCCCTTTGAAACCTAGTAGTAATTTTTGATCAAGCATGGTGTATTTTGCTCCGATGCTAGCTGTAACTAGTGGAACATTGTATATGTGTTCGTAGTTTTTCAAATCAAATTTCATGAACTTTACCTCTCCATCCAATACAAGATTCGCTAGAGGAAAATATTGAACGCTACCCTTGATATCACCCACATTTCCATCATCATATACCGCAGAGAAAGTATTGGCAAAGTTGTATGCGGAACGGTTTAAAGTATAATCATTATCGAATAAGCCGTTAGCTTTAAAGAACATAATATCTCTCATTTTTCCATAACCCGCAGAAACGTCATATTTAAAGGTTTCTTCAATATCCCCTCTCAAACCTACATAAAAATGATATTTGGTTTCAGTGGGCTTTAAATACTGATCAGAAAGGATGAATGGATTCTGCTGTAGCAAATCAGCATAAGTATTCAATTTCAAACCACCGTCAACCCCTCCATAAAATTTAAATCCATTGGCCGCGGCAAGTTGAAATTCTGCCTGTGGAAACCAATAAGTTTTATTATTTTTAAGCTGTTCAGCCATCAGATCATTTGTATTTTTAGCATTCAAAAATGCAAACTGTGATCCCAACATCAAGTAAGAATCACCTTTTCTGAAAGTTACTTTAGGAGTTAAGTTAGTGTTGAAAAAATCAGCTGAGTTTTTATCCCTGATCGCAAAATCGGTTTTTACAGTTTCTAAGCCAACACCAAGATCTGCATTCAGGTTAATCCCAGATTTACCGATTTCAACGCCATGTTTAGAAAAGTTGGCCAAGATTGAAACCTGATTTTCCTGAGCGTCAAAATGATCTTTTAAGAAAGAAGATTTTACTCTTACATCATTTAAAATTTCATTAGAATAAAAATCATAATATCCATTTACTTTAAATTGGTTCACTCTTTGGTCCAGATCTACATCTTCGGGCTGTAAAGCATAAATCCCATAGTAATTATAACTATTTAAGCCATATTCAGCATTTACATTAAATTTTCCTTTATCTCCGTAAGAATTAAGAAAAGCACCAAGTGTGGTCGAGCTTTGTTTTGAATCCCAAGGATATTCTTTTTTCAAACCTTGAGTTGAAAGGAAATGTGCATCCAATCCCACCTCAAATTTATTTTCCAGCGTTTTTGAAATATTGGCGTCGCCTAAAATTTTTCCATAATTACCCATTCCGAACTGGATATAATTATTCTGAGCCGATCCTTCAAATTTCGGGGTCACATCCTGCCCCTGAATTGTTGAGGTTTTGAAATCCGAAACCGCAGGAACGTCTGTAATATTGTATTTTACAGGATTCTGAGATTTTTCTTCGGGTGGATAATTTTTGATCGTTTCCACAGAAGTTTTCTTTTTTTCGATCTTTTTTACTTCCGGTTCTCTTTTTTTGTTAAGAATCAGCTTTTCTTCTTTGATCTGGGAAAACGCTACCGACGAAAACCCTAAAAATATGATGGATAATAATTGAATTTTTCTGTTCATTTCTTTTTGTATTTAAGTATTAATGCAAATTGTATTAATGATTTTAATTCATAAATACATTCTACGTGAATACATTACTACACTTTTACTTTTTAATCTGTTTTTTCACCTCTTTCGCTTCCGCAACAATCTCAGGGAAATCCTTGTAGTTTTCAATGATCTGGTCGCAGGTATAGCTTGCCTGGTAATTATCCTTTAAGCCAATATAATTTTTTGCCATCAATACCAATGCTTTTGCGCCCCAATATTCTTCCGAAGCATAATTATTAGCGAGTTTAAAGATGGTTTCATTTGAAGATTTGAAAGCTTTTCCTTTGTTTTGATAATATGCTTTTGCATATAAAGCTTCCGCCGCCACGGACGTATTTGAAGACTTTTCAAGAGAAGTATAAGCTGTCTGTGCATCCTTGTCTTTTCCTGAATTCATCAGGCTTCTGGCCTTGATCACTTTCGCTGTTTCTATCACCGCCGCCGAGTTTTTGTTGTTGGCAATTACCGCATCGGCTAGTTTTTCAGCTTCAGAGAAGTTTTTCTCATCTGCATACAACTTCATTAGTTCTACATTGGCGAAGTTTTTAACATTTACATTTGAAGAATTTTTGATGTTTTCCAAATATTTTCTTGCCTCTGCATTATCGCCCTGCGCAATATAAATTTGAGCTAAACGTGTCTGTGCATCATCCTGATAATCATTCGGAACATTGGCAATTTCCTGTAAAACCAATAATGCTTTTGTCGTATCTTTGGTCTGATAATAGCTTTCACCAAGCTCATATTTAGCCTGATAAAGCCCTTCTCCTGTCGGATTTTGCGTTAAATATTTTTCGTAATAAGAAATCGCGTTTTTGTAATCTTTTTTCGTGAAATATTGTTTTGCCGTTGATAGATTAATCTCATCAATTTCCGCAGCGTCAACATTTACACCAATACTTTTTGCAAAGCTTTCGTATCCTGCAACATCACCGTTTTTCGTGAAAATTGGCTTGGCAGCCTGTACAATTTTTTCTGCGTAGGCCGTATTTTTATATTGCTCACCTAAAGATCTAAGTTCGGATAAAGCCTTATCGCCTTGGTTTTGATCAATATAATTTTGTGCTCTGTAAATGGAAGCATTGGCCACCAAATCATTATCAGACGACGTTTTAATCACTTTCCCAAAGAAATCATTGGAATTTGCAAAATCATCCTGAGCCGCATAAGCCGTTCCCATTTCATACTGAGCATCGTCATAATAATCAGATCCCGGATATTTAGATAAAAGATTTTTTAAATTCGTGATTTTTGCCTGAGTATCACCTTTAAAGCCTAAAGCCATTGCTTTTTGGTATAAAGTATAATCTGTAGCGTCTTCGTTTTTATCGTAGATTGCGATAGCTTCGTTCAGATTGTTATTGGCATAATTGATATCTGCCAGACGAAGTTCCGCATCATTTTTAAACTCAGGTTTCGGATTGGTTAAATATTGCTTAAAATAAGTTTCCGCCTGATCGAATTTTTTAGATTTAAAATAAGCATATCCTAAATCATAGGGTAATTGCTGTTTCTCCGGAAAGGTTTCGTTAAGCAGCTTTTCATAGCGAGCAATCGCCGAAGGATAATTTCCTTTCTGGTAATAAACTTGTCCCAACCAATATAAAGCCCTGTTATTGAACTCTTTATTAATATTAAACCCTAAGCTTCTTAAGAAATATTGTTCAGCTTCGTCATAATTTCCTTTGTTAAATTCTTCCGTTCCTAATAAATAAGATACTTCCTGATCCACTTTGTCAATGTCAGGAGAAGAATTTTGAAGTTTGTCGATCGCGTTTAATGTTTCTTTGTAATTCCCTGAGTATAAATAAGATTTCACCAAAAGTGATCTCATTTCGGGTGCATTCGGGTCATTTTGATTTTCATTAATATAATTTTGAATCACCGTTGAAGCGCTTTCAAACGGGTTCCCGATATCGTAGCTTAACTTTGCATACTGCTCGTGTGCCAGTTTTTTAACCTTCGGATCATAATTCATCTGGTAAGATGAACGGAAAGCCGAAAGTGCTTCCTGCTTTTTATCAACCGCCAAATAGGCATTACCAAGCTGATAGTAAGCATTCTGTGCCAATGCAGAATTGCTGTTTAGCAATTGGTTATAATAAGAAACCGCTTCATCATATTTTTTAAGCTGAGCAGCTACAAATCCCATCTCATAAAGGTCATTTTCGGACGGATTTTGCTGAACGCTCAGGTAATCTTTTAAGTGAGGATAAGCAGAAGTATAATCATTTTTCATGAAATAACTCTCTCCAATAATCTTGTGAACTTCAGCTTTATAAGCATCAGAAATATCTTCGTTAAGCAAAGCATTCCCCTCTGAAATAGCCTTGTCATAATCCTTATCATTGTAATACATCTGAACATAATAAGGACGCACCAGTTTTGAATATTTCGGCTGGTCTTTCACCGAATCAAAATACTGGAAAGCCTTATCATTCTGCCTGTTAGAATAGTACAAATGCCCCAACATGTAGGCGATATCGCCTTTTTGAGATTCATCTGCAGTTTTATAAGCTTCTTCCAAAGCATCTGTTGCTCCTTTAGTATCACCCATCATGAATTTGGCATATCCTAATTTTAAGATATACTGCGTATTTTCTTCTTTTGAAAGTTGGTATTGGTTAACTTTTTTAAGTGTTTCCAATGCTTTTTCAAAATCTTTTTTGGCTAAATAGTAATCAGCCAACGGAAGATTAGCCTGAGCAAAATAAGCAGAATTCGGATACTCTTTCATAAAGGCGGTTAAACCTTCTTCAGCATGGTTTTTCTGCAGGATTACCCCTATCACATTGTCAAAAAACTGCGCGGCTTCTTTTCTGGATCTCGACAAATTTTGATTATAAAAATATTGTCTTGCATATTCATACTGAGAAGCGTTGTATATTTTGGTCTGATAAAGATTTTCTGCTAGATTGAATCTGTAATTTTCTTTTTGGGTAAAGTACTGAGACTGTTGAGCATCGGAGATTCCGAAATACAGAACCCCTGCCGCTAGAAGTATTTTTTTTGAGTTCATTAATTTCAAATTTTAAAATGTTTAAGCCTAAAAAAAATATTGGCTGTATATTTTAAATTTAAGGTGGATTTTATCCACAATTTATCAACGAAAATATTGAAAAGATATTGTATAAACAAACGTTTTAACATATTGTTAGTTTGTGGATTATTTTTTAATACTCTTTAACTTTTCCATAAGAAATCTTAAGAAAATTTAAATTATATCAGAGAAATAATTACATTTGCTTTTTTCAAATGAAATATAGGAATTGAATGAATCAACTTTTTAGAAGAAAAATCTATTCAGAAACAGATACTTCCACGAGTCTATTGAGAGTTTTGGGTGTCTGGGACATCGTGTTTTTTGGTATTGCGGCGATTATTGGTGCAGGAAGTTTTAGTAGTTTGGGTGAAGCCGTTTTCAGGGGTGGTCCGGGTGTGATTCTGCTATATTTGATCTGCGGTTTTGCCTGCGGTTTTACGGCACTTTGCTATGCAGAGTTTGCAAGCAGGATTCCTACAGCCGGTTCCGCTTATACGTATGCTTATGCCAGTTTTGGTGAGTTAATCGCCTGGATCATTGGCTGGGCCCTTATCATGGAATATTCTTTTGGGAATATCTATGTTGCTTTTTCCTGGTCGGATTATTTTACCAGCTTTCTGGAACGTCTGGGGATGCATATCCCGGATTATCTGACATGCAGCTATACCGAAGCCAAAAAGGCCTTCATGAATGGCTCCGAAAATACAGAACTGCTTAACGCCTGGAAAAATGCACCATTAATAGGAAGTTTAAAATTCATTGTTGATATCCCGGCTTTGGTTATCAATGGGTTAATTACCTGGTTATGTTATATTGGAGTTAAGGAAAGTAAAAACTTTAATAATGCTTTGGTTATCCTAAAACTCGCTGCAATTGTCCTGGTAATTCTGATTGGTTTTGCTTATATAAATACAGACAACTGGACACCAGTTAACCCGGAAACACAAGTTGCTTCATTTATGCCCAACGGTTTCGCTGGAGTAATGAGTGCAGTGTCCGGAGTTTTCTTTGCCTATATAGGCTTTGACGCTTTAAGCGTGCTTTCTGAAGAGACAAAAGATCCGCAAAAAACCTTACCGAAAGGGATGATTATTTCTCTTGTTTTATGTACGGTTATTTATATTGCGTTAACCTTAGTGTTAACCGGAATGGTTGACTACAGAAAATTCGACGGGGTTGGAGATCCGCTTTCGTTTATTTTTGAAAAAGGAAATGCGAACGTTGCCTGGATGGAACTCATAGTTTCTTTTGTGGCTATCGTTGCTATTACGACCGTATTGCTGGTTTTCCAAATGGGACAACCAAGAATCTGGTACGCTATGAGCCGTGACGGGCTGATGCCACAGAAGTTTCAAACGGTACATCCAAAGTATAAAACACCGTCATTTGCCACTATTATCACTGGTATTGTGGTTGGAGTTCCTATTTTATTTACCGATAAAACTTTCATCTTAGATTTTACGAGTATCGGAACTATTTTCGCGTTTGTTTTGGTTTGTGCGGGAGTTTTAATGCTTCCTGCAAAAGAAAAATTAAAAGGCAGATTTCACCTTCCGTATGTGAATGGTAAAATTATTTTTCCTGTTATTTTCATTGGCGGGCTAATATTTTTCTATTTCTGGCAACCGGAATTTTTCCACAATTTGATGAACTGGAAAGATCCTAATGAAGGGGAATTCAGAGCTTCTATGTTCTTTTTTATTCTCATTAATATAGTGTTGTGTATTTTAACTTTTATTAAAAATTTCTCATTAATTCCTTTAGTTGGATTAAGCTCATGCCTTTACCTTCTTACCGGAATGAGTCATGAAAACTGGTTCTGGTTCGGGCTTTGGTTTGCGGTGGGGCTAATAATATATTTCTGCTACGGATACAAAAACAGTAAGTTGAGAAAGCTTAATTAAAAAAATTAATCTAAAATATAATAAAGGGTAAAATTGTCAATAGCAGCTTTACCCTTTATTTTTTTGATATTTTGCTTAAAAAATGGCGAACTTATTGCTTAACTTTTTTTACAACTTTAAACTAAAAATACCATGTCTGAAAGAATTAAAACTTACAAAGAATTTTATCAGTTTTACCTTACTGAACACAGTAAAATGGGAACAAGGATATTTCATTTTATAGGAACTCTACTTATTTTTGTTGTAATTGGATATGTAATAAGTTCAGGAAAAGAAAGATTTTTGTGGTATATCCCGATCTTTGGTTACGGTTTTGCATGGTTCAGCCACGCCTTAATTGAAAAGAACAAACCTGCCACTTTTAAATATCCGATTTGGTCTTTGATTTCAGATTTCAGATTGTTTTTTGAATTACTGATCGGGAAACAGAAGTTTACAGGAATTCCAGCCATGAAGCCTGTGGAATAAATTTCATTTATTATTTGATTTTAATTAAATTTAAAAATCTCCATGTTGAGAGCCTTTCAGAATGACAAACTGTGAGTAAATTATATTATAAAATAGTTTTGTGGTTTCTTGATGAATAAGCAAGATGGTATATTCAAAGTTTCGGCGGGTTTGCTTTGCAAACCCGCCGAAACTTTGAAAAAATATAATTTTAATATTATTTTAACTACCCCGTCTTTTTGCTTTCGCAAAAATCCACCCCTTCAAAGAAGGGGAATTTCATATAGCTAATACTAACCCTCTAACTTCTAACTTCTAACTTCTGACTTCTAGCTTCTAACCTCTAGCTTCCAGCCCCTTATTTAAACCTCTTCTTAAAACTAAACTTCAGCCTGTTCATTAAGCCCGGTTCGATAATATCAACCCCTAATCCGAAATTGCTATCCGCTATCATATGATGATCTGTCCTGAACTTCTCGAACTCACTTTGAGGAATCTCAAGATTAACCAAAGGTTTATAATCAATATTAACTGTTGCTCCGTTTTTAGTAATTTTTTTACGGCTTGTAAAATCAAAATATGGATTTTGGATCGTACTTTCCTGTGCTGTATATTTTTCTTCCGTATCAATTTTTTGGTCCGTATAAAGATTAATTTCATACTTTTCACTGTCGAAATTATGCCAGAAGGTGAGATCTTTATGCATAAAATCCCTTGCACTTGCCTTCACAACGTTTCGGTCAAAATACATTAGGAAACGATTATTTTTCGGGTCTGTATAATATGGATTTTCAATGGTTGAGCGATATTGAATTTTAAACTCATTCAACTTTTTATCATCACTGACAATGTCTATTGAAGCATCTTTGAAGATATTTCTGACATCCGTTCCATTCCTGTCACCAGAGTAATTCAAACTATAAAAAAGGAAATTATTCCAGCTGTCGACAACTTCCCTTTTATTGGTATTTTTAAAATATCTACGCATGGCATTGGCGCGATTTCCTTTATACGTGGTCGTCAAAACCAATTGTCCGGTTGTATTCTTGGCATTAAACTCAACTTTTTCATCGATACAGTAATACGGAAATTTATACGGCTTTCTTTCTTTTAATTCCTGATCCGGTTTCACTTCAAGATAGTGCATAAAATAGATAAATCCACGATTTTCAAGTAACCCGAACTCATCACGGATGGTAGCATCTACAAAATATTCTTCGCCTTTATGGTTAATTTTAACAATAACATGATTAAAAGTAAGCAAAGACGGCAAATAATATTTAATGTAAAAATCAGTATGGAAATTCAC
This region includes:
- a CDS encoding acyl carrier protein, with translation MNNNEILQKLTGIFREELDNNEINLTAESTAEDVEEWDSLSHIQLIVAVEKAFGIRFTSSEIQSWNNVGEMMDSINSK
- a CDS encoding MBOAT family O-acyltransferase codes for the protein MIGYLLDIKNNKLKEIPSLLDYSVFVAFFPCIIAGPIDKAAPFLNNLKIKREFSSTVFTDGLKQILWGLFKKLVVADNIATLTSPIFESYHTLNGSTLFIGAALYFIQLYADFSGYTDMAIGISKLLGIKIQPNFNYPLFAQNVADYWRRWHISLTSWLTEYVFTPLSINFRDYGKFGLIMAIMINFLVVGFWHGAAWHYIFHGLVSGVMFIPLILNGKMNKKVKPSTGIIPTKDEIKNIPVTFVLFSLLMVLFFVKDMEMAVNYYREIFSLSFFQLPNFPIQKEIILLILIMIIIEWIGRGKEYGIKELFTGKSMVIRWGFYYALVFLIFLFYIAPKGFIYAQF
- a CDS encoding GNAT family N-acetyltransferase, producing MESIIIRKADPKDYPAIIELQNKNTPDKLSEKEKEQGFVVSDMTEETLHQINESIGVLVALEGEALAGFVCLTATDSLPEHPVIESMCETFPHQIFNNKSLIDYKIFLYGPVLIDPKWRGRGIFKKIFSAVKEYSKKDYNLGVAFINDKNKHSLSAHLQGLGMTPLQPFKSGNESFQLVVFPV
- a CDS encoding APC family permease; this encodes MNQLFRRKIYSETDTSTSLLRVLGVWDIVFFGIAAIIGAGSFSSLGEAVFRGGPGVILLYLICGFACGFTALCYAEFASRIPTAGSAYTYAYASFGELIAWIIGWALIMEYSFGNIYVAFSWSDYFTSFLERLGMHIPDYLTCSYTEAKKAFMNGSENTELLNAWKNAPLIGSLKFIVDIPALVINGLITWLCYIGVKESKNFNNALVILKLAAIVLVILIGFAYINTDNWTPVNPETQVASFMPNGFAGVMSAVSGVFFAYIGFDALSVLSEETKDPQKTLPKGMIISLVLCTVIYIALTLVLTGMVDYRKFDGVGDPLSFIFEKGNANVAWMELIVSFVAIVAITTVLLVFQMGQPRIWYAMSRDGLMPQKFQTVHPKYKTPSFATIITGIVVGVPILFTDKTFILDFTSIGTIFAFVLVCAGVLMLPAKEKLKGRFHLPYVNGKIIFPVIFIGGLIFFYFWQPEFFHNLMNWKDPNEGEFRASMFFFILINIVLCILTFIKNFSLIPLVGLSSCLYLLTGMSHENWFWFGLWFAVGLIIYFCYGYKNSKLRKLN
- a CDS encoding tetratricopeptide repeat protein, whose translation is MNSKKILLAAGVLYFGISDAQQSQYFTQKENYRFNLAENLYQTKIYNASQYEYARQYFYNQNLSRSRKEAAQFFDNVIGVILQKNHAEEGLTAFMKEYPNSAYFAQANLPLADYYLAKKDFEKALETLKKVNQYQLSKEENTQYILKLGYAKFMMGDTKGATDALEEAYKTADESQKGDIAYMLGHLYYSNRQNDKAFQYFDSVKDQPKYSKLVRPYYVQMYYNDKDYDKAISEGNALLNEDISDAYKAEVHKIIGESYFMKNDYTSAYPHLKDYLSVQQNPSENDLYEMGFVAAQLKKYDEAVSYYNQLLNSNSALAQNAYYQLGNAYLAVDKKQEALSAFRSSYQMNYDPKVKKLAHEQYAKLSYDIGNPFESASTVIQNYINENQNDPNAPEMRSLLVKSYLYSGNYKETLNAIDKLQNSSPDIDKVDQEVSYLLGTEEFNKGNYDEAEQYFLRSLGFNINKEFNNRALYWLGQVYYQKGNYPSAIARYEKLLNETFPEKQQLPYDLGYAYFKSKKFDQAETYFKQYLTNPKPEFKNDAELRLADINYANNNLNEAIAIYDKNEDATDYTLYQKAMALGFKGDTQAKITNLKNLLSKYPGSDYYDDAQYEMGTAYAAQDDFANSNDFFGKVIKTSSDNDLVANASIYRAQNYIDQNQGDKALSELRSLGEQYKNTAYAEKIVQAAKPIFTKNGDVAGYESFAKSIGVNVDAAEIDEINLSTAKQYFTKKDYKNAISYYEKYLTQNPTGEGLYQAKYELGESYYQTKDTTKALLVLQEIANVPNDYQDDAQTRLAQIYIAQGDNAEARKYLENIKNSSNVNVKNFANVELMKLYADEKNFSEAEKLADAVIANNKNSAAVIETAKVIKARSLMNSGKDKDAQTAYTSLEKSSNTSVAAEALYAKAYYQNKGKAFKSSNETIFKLANNYASEEYWGAKALVLMAKNYIGLKDNYQASYTCDQIIENYKDFPEIVAEAKEVKKQIKK
- a CDS encoding DUF962 domain-containing protein is translated as MSERIKTYKEFYQFYLTEHSKMGTRIFHFIGTLLIFVVIGYVISSGKERFLWYIPIFGYGFAWFSHALIEKNKPATFKYPIWSLISDFRLFFELLIGKQKFTGIPAMKPVE
- a CDS encoding TonB-dependent receptor: MNRKIQLLSIIFLGFSSVAFSQIKEEKLILNKKREPEVKKIEKKKTSVETIKNYPPEEKSQNPVKYNITDVPAVSDFKTSTIQGQDVTPKFEGSAQNNYIQFGMGNYGKILGDANISKTLENKFEVGLDAHFLSTQGLKKEYPWDSKQSSTTLGAFLNSYGDKGKFNVNAEYGLNSYNYYGIYALQPEDVDLDQRVNQFKVNGYYDFYSNEILNDVRVKSSFLKDHFDAQENQVSILANFSKHGVEIGKSGINLNADLGVGLETVKTDFAIRDKNSADFFNTNLTPKVTFRKGDSYLMLGSQFAFLNAKNTNDLMAEQLKNNKTYWFPQAEFQLAAANGFKFYGGVDGGLKLNTYADLLQQNPFILSDQYLKPTETKYHFYVGLRGDIEETFKYDVSAGYGKMRDIMFFKANGLFDNDYTLNRSAYNFANTFSAVYDDGNVGDIKGSVQYFPLANLVLDGEVKFMKFDLKNYEHIYNVPLVTASIGAKYTMLDQKLLLGFKGIFASDRTTNSFVIEGVGSPMLYQSTEDTNDKVGGYADLNLSAEYKIHKNFSIFALGNNLLSSKYQTYKGYKVLGAQVLGGVKITF